The Mycteria americana isolate JAX WOST 10 ecotype Jacksonville Zoo and Gardens chromosome 18, USCA_MyAme_1.0, whole genome shotgun sequence genome window below encodes:
- the MASP2 gene encoding LOW QUALITY PROTEIN: mannan-binding lectin serine protease 2 (The sequence of the model RefSeq protein was modified relative to this genomic sequence to represent the inferred CDS: inserted 6 bases in 4 codons; deleted 3 bases in 2 codons; substituted 5 bases at 5 genomic stop codons), producing the protein MYGRITSPNFPNAYPNHKERIWNITVPKGFSVRIYFTHFNLELSYLCEYDYVKLSSGGRTLATLCGKDSTDTEEAPGNKTYVSVDNHLMVVFRSDYSNEKLFTGFEAFYAAEDIDECKQLFDGEPLCNHHCHNYVGGYYCSCRIGYTLHENKRTCTAHCQSQVFTERTGEIASPDYPTPXSLLSSCSYGIQVEDGFLIMLEFTETFNVETHPGVLCPYDVLKVKTPKKQFGPFCGKTLPAKIEARASIVNITFITDIXGAHTGWKMKYMATGLPCPSPEAPPHGHIAPVQAQYTXGDHCALSCDIGYCYLKXNXNVVMSFVAECPKDASWNKTMEKCIIVDCGQPADRGRGAVTYVMGPEKTTYNAEIQYQCEGTSAPWRLIITVDAGKYICSNDGYWKNSKGEITPPVCEPETERQIVRRSMRKDAACFEVVHLGAPELELQALSPNEGAKLVPKYQPAVNYRCWAHVWRRRAKPGEYPWQVMLVTEQGGGGGGLCLHHNWVLTAADVVADQRNPSALRIKLGILNKCXFCYEAAWAEKIFIHEGYKNELVSFDSDSALVRLEHKVSISTTVTPGCLPGKDDISNESKXGGRTEMRSFSVXLLHTELVVTSQKDHTEVSANQPFNGKPLLVTEDLPWAGAEAGAQQRXRPLVLLGAQASKWFIVGLVSWGLDCALAGQRGVCTRVTSYVPWIESITSNNS; encoded by the exons ATGTATGGGAGGATCACGTCCCCCAACTTCCCAAATGCCTACCCAAATCACAAGGAGAGAATTTGGAATATTACTGTCCCCAAGGGATTTTCTGTCCGCATCTACTTCACGCATTTCAACCTGGAGCTGTCCTACCTGTGTGAATACGATTATGTGAAG CTGAGCTCTGGTGGGAGGACCTTGGCTACACTATGTGGAAAGGATAGTACAGACACTGAGGAGGCTCCGGGCAACAAGACATACGTCTCCGTTGACAACCACCTCATGGTAGTGTTTCGGTCTGACTACTCCAATGAGAAACTATTCACAGGCTTTGAGGCCTTTTACGCTGCTGAAG ATATTGATGAGTGCAAACAGCTATTTGATGGTGAACCCCTCTGCAATCATCACTGTCACAACTATGTGGGGGGCTACTACTGCAGCTGTCGGATTGGCTACACACTGCATGAAAACAAGAGGACATGCACAG ctcaCTGTCAGAGTCAGGTTTTTACTGAAAGAACTGGAGAAATCGCCAGCCCTGACTATCCAACACCTTAatccctgctcagctcctgcagctaCGGTATCCAGGTAGAAGATGGCTTCCTGATCATGCTGGAATTCACGGAGACCTTTAATGTGGAGACACACCCAGGAGTGTTGTGCCCCTATGATGTCCTTAAG GTTAAAACACCCAAAAAGCAATTTGGCCCATTCTGTGGAAAGACATTGCCTGCAAAAATTGAGGCACGGGCTAGTATTGTGAATATTACTTTCATAACTGATA TCGGAGCACACACTGGGTGGAAGATGAAATACATGGCAACAG GTTTGCCGTGTCCCAGTCCTGAAGCACCACCCCATGGTCACATCGCACCAGTGCAAGCGCAGTACAC GGGTGACCACTGTGCTCTCTCTTGTGACATCGGGTATTGCTACTTGAAGTAG AATTAAAATGTTGTGATGTCTTTTGTAGCGGAATGTCCAAAGGATGCTTCTTGgaacaaaacaatggaaaagtGCATCA TTGTTGACTGTGGTCAACCTGCGGACAGAGGCAGGGGTGCTGTTACATATGTTATGGGGCCTGAGAAGACCACCTACAATGCTGAAATTCAGTACCAGTGTGAAGGTACATCTGCACCATGGAGGCTAATAATAACAGTAG ATGCAGGTAAATATATATGCAGTAATGATGGATACTGGAAAAATTCCAAAGGAGAAATAACCCCTCCTGTCTGTGAACCAG AGACGGAGAGGCAGATTGTCCGTAGGTCGATGCGGAAGGACGCAGCCTGCTTTGAAGTAGTGCACTTAGGTGCGCCCGAGTTGGAACTGCAGGCTCTTTCCCCTAACGAAGGGGCTAAGCTTGTTCCTAAATACCAGCCTGCAGTGAACTACAGATGCTGGGCG CACGTATGGAGGAGGAGAGCCAAGCCTGGAGAATACCCCTGGCAAGTGATGTTAGTGACAGagcaaggaggagggggaggtggtTTGTGTTTGCATCACAACTGGGTTCTAACAGCTGCTGATGTTGTAGCTGATCAAAGAAACCCCTCAGCTTTGAGGATTAAATTGGGGATTTTGAACAAATGCTGATTTTGCTATGAAGCAGCTTGGGCAGAAAAAATTTTTATTCATGAAGGTTAT AAAAATGAGCTTGTCAGCTTTGACAGTGATAGTGCATTGGTTAGACTGGAGCATAAAGTCTCAATTAGTACCACTGTCACACCCGGTTGTTTACCAGGAAAAGACGACATTTCAAATGAGAGCAAATGAGGGGGTAGAACTGAGATGAGGAGCTTTTCTG TACTGCTGCATACCGAGTTGGTAGTCACCAGCCAGAAAGACCATACAGAAGTGTCCGCAAATCAGCCATTTAATGGA AAACCCCTTCTGGTAACAGAAGacctgccctgggctggagccGAGGCAGGGGCACAGCAGAG GAGACCACTGGTGCTCTTGGGTGCTCAGGCCAGCAAATGGTTCATCGTTGGCCTCGTGTCCTGGGGTTTAGACTGTGCTCTTGCGGGGCAGCGTGGGGTCTGTACAAGAGTGACCAGTTATGTCCCTTGGATTGAAAGCATTACTTCAAATAATTCTTAA